A single region of the Candidatus Krumholzibacteriia bacterium genome encodes:
- the alr gene encoding alanine racemase: MLHTSYIELDGAALNRNIAFLRSLVPDGTSFSMVVKANAYGHGIESLLPLIEDCGVNHFSVFSVAEAMRVQRTMGANSDLMILGFVDDDHLSWAIERDVSFFVFTLERLRAAIAAARDLGRPARIHVELETGMHRTGFCEDQLPEVVELLQNDAAVLEVEGLCTHYAGAEDLQSVDRIEEQIATFRRLCGELRDQGIEPRYRHTACSGALFNYPDSIMDLVRIGIASYGFWPNQETRSAFLRQHGLREDPLERILTWKSKILSVNHVPEGAYVSYGKTYLTTRPSRIATVPVGYGYGFGRDLSNNGHVLVGGQRAPVVGTVNMNMLVIDVTEIEGVEVHDEVVLIGRQGDQVMTVSSFSDMNNSMNYELLTRLPDHIPRIATTPAVVGAGAGLTTDGAGPRP; encoded by the coding sequence GTGCTGCACACCTCCTACATCGAGCTCGACGGTGCGGCCCTCAACCGGAACATTGCCTTCCTGCGGTCGCTCGTGCCCGACGGTACGAGCTTCTCGATGGTAGTGAAGGCCAATGCCTACGGTCACGGGATCGAGTCCCTGCTCCCGTTGATCGAAGACTGCGGGGTGAATCACTTCTCGGTCTTCAGTGTGGCCGAGGCCATGCGTGTGCAACGGACCATGGGCGCGAACAGCGACCTGATGATCCTCGGCTTCGTCGACGACGATCACCTGTCGTGGGCGATAGAGCGCGACGTCTCGTTCTTCGTGTTCACGCTCGAGCGCCTGCGGGCAGCGATCGCGGCGGCCCGTGACCTCGGACGCCCCGCACGCATCCACGTAGAACTCGAGACGGGAATGCATCGCACGGGCTTCTGCGAGGACCAGTTGCCCGAGGTGGTGGAGTTGCTCCAAAACGACGCTGCCGTGCTCGAGGTCGAAGGCCTGTGTACCCACTACGCCGGCGCGGAGGATCTGCAGAGCGTCGATCGCATCGAGGAGCAGATCGCCACCTTCCGCCGTCTGTGCGGTGAACTCCGAGATCAGGGAATCGAGCCGCGCTACCGCCACACCGCGTGTTCGGGTGCGCTGTTCAACTATCCGGATTCGATCATGGATCTCGTCCGGATCGGGATCGCCAGCTACGGATTCTGGCCGAACCAGGAGACGCGATCGGCCTTCCTGCGCCAACACGGCCTGCGCGAGGATCCTCTCGAGCGCATTCTCACGTGGAAGAGCAAGATCCTCAGCGTGAACCATGTGCCCGAGGGTGCCTATGTCAGCTACGGGAAGACCTATCTCACCACCCGGCCGAGCCGGATCGCGACCGTTCCCGTGGGCTACGGCTACGGTTTCGGCCGCGATCTGAGCAACAATGGGCACGTCCTGGTGGGTGGGCAGCGGGCACCGGTGGTGGGGACCGTGAACATGAACATGCTGGTGATCGACGTCACCGAAATCGAAGGGGTCGAGGTGCACGACGAGGTCGTGCTCATCGGACGGCAGGGCGATCAGGTCATGACGGTGAGTTCGTTCAGCGACATGAACAACAGCATGAACTACGAGCTGCTCACGCGCCTCCCCGACCACATTCCGAGGATCGCGACCACGCCGGCCGTGGTCGGGGCCGGCGCCGGGCTCACCACAGACGGCGCAGGGCCGAGGCCTTGA